In Micromonospora sp. LH3U1, one genomic interval encodes:
- a CDS encoding ATP-dependent Clp protease ATP-binding subunit has product MMGPGDIGSDPWDEFLARYFGRGEGGRRPPHRVDITRLMTADAREMLADAARRAAQRQSSDLDTDHLLWAALQREPLRDLVRRAGADPDTLLNALGGKGDGAPRGEVPPNLSLTPAAKRALLDAHQLSRAMGANYIGPEHILMALPLNPESPAGRMLAAGRIQPESLQAANAERGPMTGPKPDRGTPTLDQYGQDLTDLARNDQIDPVIGRADEIEQAVEILSRRTKNNPVLIGEAGVGKTAIVEGLAERICDGDVPQTLLGKRVVQLDLAGLVAGTRYRGDFEERLKKVIDEIRAHRDELIIFMDEIHTLVGAGGAGSEGGMDASNMLKPALARGELRVIGATTLDEYRKSIEKDAALARRFQPVLVPEPSVDDTIAILRGLRDRYEAHHQVRFTDEALVAAAELSDRYVTDRFLPDKAIDLIDQAGARVRLRTRTPASDVRELEQQLDEVRRDKEQAVTDEQYERASALRDRISELEEEMRRANGDDGTSSQVPEVGPKEIAEVVSRATGIPVSQLTEEERDRLLRLEGHLHQRIVGQDDAVTAVAEAVRRSRAGLADPERPMGSFLFLGPTGVGKTELARALAEALFGEADRMVRVDMSEFQERHTVSRLVGAPPGYVGYEEAGQLTEAVRRRPYAVVLLDEIEKAHPDVFNILLQVLDDGRLTDSQGRTVNFKNTVLIMTSNLGSELITGAQRSVGFGTGDVGSEQESDELRERLMRRLQENFRPEFLNRIDEVIIFRRLEAEQLRDITALLLEETRRRMHAQDLQVEFTTAGIDWLAEHGYQPEFGARPLRRVIQREVDNHLSRMLLESAISPGQKVVVDVRDGALTFDVTAGERGYTAATTSHPR; this is encoded by the coding sequence ATGATGGGACCCGGTGACATCGGCTCCGACCCGTGGGACGAATTCCTGGCCAGGTACTTCGGCCGGGGCGAGGGAGGACGCCGACCGCCGCACCGGGTCGACATCACCCGACTGATGACGGCTGACGCCCGGGAGATGCTGGCCGACGCGGCCCGGCGGGCCGCGCAACGTCAGAGCAGCGACCTGGACACCGACCACCTGCTCTGGGCGGCGCTGCAACGTGAACCCCTGCGCGACCTGGTACGCCGGGCCGGCGCCGACCCGGACACCCTGCTCAACGCGCTCGGAGGGAAGGGCGACGGCGCGCCGCGCGGGGAGGTGCCGCCGAACCTGTCGTTGACCCCAGCCGCCAAGCGGGCGCTGCTCGACGCCCATCAGCTGTCCCGGGCGATGGGCGCCAACTACATCGGCCCCGAGCACATCCTGATGGCGCTGCCGCTCAATCCGGAGTCGCCGGCCGGGCGGATGCTGGCCGCCGGTCGGATCCAACCCGAGTCGTTGCAGGCCGCCAACGCCGAGCGCGGACCGATGACCGGGCCGAAGCCGGATCGCGGCACCCCCACCCTGGACCAGTACGGGCAGGACCTCACCGACCTGGCCCGCAACGATCAGATCGACCCCGTGATCGGACGGGCCGACGAGATCGAGCAGGCCGTGGAGATCCTGTCCCGGCGTACCAAGAACAACCCGGTGCTGATCGGCGAGGCCGGCGTCGGCAAGACCGCGATCGTCGAGGGGTTGGCCGAGCGGATCTGCGACGGTGACGTTCCGCAGACCCTGCTCGGCAAGCGGGTCGTCCAACTCGACCTGGCCGGCCTTGTCGCCGGCACCCGGTACCGGGGCGACTTCGAGGAGCGGCTGAAGAAGGTGATCGACGAGATCCGGGCACACCGGGACGAGCTGATCATCTTCATGGATGAGATCCACACCCTGGTCGGGGCGGGTGGCGCCGGCAGCGAGGGCGGGATGGACGCGTCCAACATGCTCAAACCCGCGCTGGCCCGAGGTGAGCTGCGGGTGATCGGCGCGACGACGCTGGATGAGTACCGCAAGAGCATCGAGAAGGACGCCGCGCTGGCCCGGCGCTTCCAGCCGGTGCTGGTGCCCGAGCCCAGCGTCGACGACACCATCGCCATCCTGCGCGGACTGCGCGACCGGTACGAGGCCCACCACCAGGTGCGCTTCACCGACGAGGCGTTGGTCGCCGCCGCCGAGCTGTCCGACCGGTACGTCACCGACCGGTTCCTGCCGGACAAGGCCATCGACCTCATCGACCAGGCCGGCGCGCGGGTGCGGTTGCGTACCCGCACCCCCGCCTCCGACGTGCGGGAGCTGGAGCAGCAGCTCGACGAGGTACGCCGGGACAAGGAACAGGCCGTCACCGACGAGCAGTACGAACGCGCCTCGGCGCTGCGCGACCGGATCTCCGAGCTGGAGGAGGAGATGCGCCGCGCCAACGGCGACGACGGCACCAGCTCGCAGGTGCCCGAAGTGGGTCCAAAGGAGATCGCCGAGGTGGTGTCCCGGGCCACCGGCATCCCGGTCAGCCAGCTCACCGAGGAGGAACGGGACCGGCTGCTGCGCCTGGAGGGGCACCTGCACCAGAGGATCGTCGGCCAGGACGACGCGGTCACCGCCGTCGCCGAGGCCGTCCGTCGCTCCCGAGCCGGTCTGGCCGACCCGGAGCGGCCGATGGGCAGCTTCCTGTTCCTCGGTCCGACCGGCGTCGGCAAGACCGAGCTGGCCCGCGCCCTGGCCGAGGCGTTGTTCGGCGAGGCGGACCGGATGGTCCGGGTGGACATGAGCGAGTTCCAGGAACGACACACGGTCAGCCGGCTGGTCGGCGCCCCACCCGGGTACGTCGGCTACGAGGAGGCCGGCCAGCTCACCGAGGCGGTACGTCGTCGCCCGTACGCGGTGGTGCTGCTCGACGAGATCGAGAAGGCCCACCCGGACGTGTTCAACATCCTGCTCCAGGTGCTCGACGACGGGCGGCTGACCGACAGTCAGGGCCGCACGGTGAACTTCAAGAACACCGTACTGATCATGACGAGCAACCTCGGCTCGGAGCTGATCACCGGCGCCCAGCGCTCGGTCGGCTTCGGCACCGGGGACGTGGGCAGTGAGCAGGAGAGCGACGAACTGCGCGAGCGGCTGATGCGCCGCCTGCAGGAGAACTTCCGCCCGGAGTTCCTCAACCGCATCGACGAGGTCATCATCTTCCGCCGGCTCGAGGCCGAGCAGTTGCGCGACATCACCGCGCTGCTGCTGGAGGAGACCCGCCGCCGCATGCACGCCCAGGACCTCCAGGTGGAGTTCACCACCGCCGGTATCGACTGGCTCGCCGAGCACGGCTACCAGCCGGAGTTCGGTGCCCGCCCGCTGCGCCGGGTGATCCAGCGGGAGGTGGACAACCACCTGTCCCGGATGCTGCTGGAGTCGGCGATCTCACCCGGACAGAAGGTCGTCGTGGATGTCCGCGACGGCGCGCTCACCTTCGACGTGACCGCGGGGGAGCGGGGGTACACCGCCGCCACGACATCACATCCGCGATGA
- a CDS encoding LysR family transcriptional regulator — protein MNLELRHLRVVCAIAETGSVTKAASALGLAQPALTAQLQRIERTLGGPLFDRDRRGARPTALGELVLARARVLLPAMKGLQDEAARLAGAGDAPPCHRFGGVNSPILGRLVHRLAAEQPPAQITTYASWSVDELAQLVAGGRLDFALTGVCGDASPSVGSGLSWQEVAIDPVLVLLPETHPLAAQDEVRLADLRHEQWVAAPGDGCFGDCFAAACARAGFSPRKVYETDIRGCVDLVDAGVAVALCQATFRPVAGLVTRRLAGIPLRWRLLLGWHPDSPAAQEAERVLETAKAAYVDSLVPHPAYLAWLLHNPGFGVRQASGFRPY, from the coding sequence ATGAACCTGGAGCTGCGTCACCTGCGGGTGGTCTGCGCGATCGCGGAGACGGGGAGTGTGACGAAGGCGGCGTCGGCGCTCGGCCTGGCCCAGCCGGCGCTCACCGCCCAGCTCCAGCGCATCGAGCGGACACTGGGCGGCCCGCTGTTCGACCGGGACCGGCGCGGTGCCCGGCCCACCGCACTCGGTGAGCTGGTGCTGGCCCGGGCCCGGGTGCTGCTGCCGGCGATGAAGGGGCTGCAGGACGAGGCGGCCCGCCTGGCCGGGGCCGGGGACGCGCCGCCGTGCCACCGGTTCGGTGGGGTGAACAGCCCGATCCTGGGCCGGCTGGTGCACCGGTTGGCGGCCGAGCAGCCCCCCGCCCAGATCACCACGTACGCCTCCTGGTCGGTGGACGAGTTGGCGCAGTTGGTGGCAGGCGGCCGACTGGACTTCGCGCTCACCGGCGTGTGCGGCGACGCCAGCCCGTCGGTCGGCTCCGGGTTGAGCTGGCAGGAGGTGGCCATCGACCCGGTGCTGGTGTTGCTGCCGGAGACGCACCCCCTTGCGGCGCAGGACGAGGTGCGCCTGGCGGACCTGCGCCACGAGCAGTGGGTGGCGGCGCCGGGCGACGGCTGCTTCGGCGACTGCTTCGCCGCCGCCTGCGCCCGCGCCGGCTTCAGCCCCCGGAAGGTGTACGAGACCGACATCCGCGGCTGTGTCGACCTGGTGGACGCCGGCGTGGCGGTGGCGCTGTGTCAGGCGACGTTCCGCCCGGTGGCCGGCTTGGTCACCCGCCGGCTGGCCGGCATACCGCTGCGTTGGCGGCTGCTGCTCGGCTGGCATCCGGACTCCCCCGCCGCACAGGAGGCCGAGCGGGTGTTGGAGACGGCCAAGGCGGCGTACGTCGACTCGTTGGTCCCGCATCCCGCGTACCTGGCCTGGCTGTTGCACAATCCGGGGTTCGGCGTCCGGCAGGCCAGCGGGTTCCGACCGTACTGA
- a CDS encoding hemerythrin domain-containing protein has protein sequence MSTVPLPPLPPAPTPEEGYRPGGRSIADIVDQEHRQLLALLDQLTGPDTTPQEGLAVLTAALSRHLSAEEQYLLPAARAALPAATERVDAEISADAGLLSALKGLTDEALTEVAERVRQHVDGVGALVTELRAVATEEELIRLGNRLEIAEEAAPTRPHPGTPATPPWNRIVEPAVGVVDKVLDAVTRRPTYLADLPEPPRD, from the coding sequence ATGTCCACCGTTCCCCTGCCGCCGCTGCCGCCCGCGCCCACACCCGAGGAGGGCTACCGGCCCGGTGGTCGCAGCATCGCCGACATCGTCGACCAGGAGCACCGCCAACTGTTGGCGTTGCTGGACCAGCTGACCGGCCCGGACACCACGCCCCAGGAGGGACTGGCGGTGCTCACCGCCGCGCTGTCGCGGCACCTGTCGGCCGAGGAGCAGTACCTGCTGCCGGCGGCACGCGCCGCGCTGCCGGCCGCCACCGAGCGGGTGGACGCCGAGATCAGCGCCGACGCCGGCCTGCTGAGCGCCTTGAAGGGTTTGACGGACGAGGCGCTGACCGAGGTCGCCGAGCGGGTCCGCCAGCACGTCGACGGGGTGGGCGCGCTCGTCACCGAGCTGCGCGCGGTCGCGACCGAGGAGGAGCTGATCCGGCTCGGCAACCGGCTGGAGATCGCCGAGGAGGCAGCGCCGACCCGACCGCACCCGGGCACCCCGGCCACCCCTCCGTGGAACCGGATCGTGGAGCCGGCGGTCGGCGTGGTGGACAAGGTGCTCGACGCGGTGACCCGTCGGCCGACGTACCTGGCGGACCTGCCGGAGCCACCCCGCGACTGA
- a CDS encoding DUF3140 domain-containing protein, whose amino-acid sequence MVREARLDPEVEVLWEDFHAEVNVPSEQLRTWLLTRGSGEESFSPNPNLDLPQPGREILKVLNKRKVDLTPEDIEVMREAVERIRELMDAKPQRGNADDNWRHSLLDLGHDPLVER is encoded by the coding sequence ATGGTACGCGAAGCGCGGCTCGACCCCGAGGTGGAAGTGCTCTGGGAGGACTTCCACGCCGAGGTCAACGTCCCGTCCGAGCAACTGCGGACCTGGCTGCTGACCCGGGGTTCCGGGGAGGAGTCGTTCAGCCCGAACCCGAACCTCGACCTGCCCCAGCCGGGCCGGGAGATCCTCAAGGTGCTGAACAAGCGCAAGGTCGATCTCACCCCGGAGGACATCGAGGTGATGCGCGAGGCGGTCGAGCGGATCCGCGAGCTGATGGACGCCAAGCCGCAGCGCGGCAACGCCGACGACAACTGGCGGCACTCGCTGCTCGACCTGGGACACGACCCGCTCGTCGAACGCTGA
- a CDS encoding FtsK/SpoIIIE domain-containing protein has product MADRRGQLAGRVRDALAEALGATRTRLSAAQAELTAGRERLARVQRAASAVPERVGAQRDRRVADIDARYSARIAELARRAADAARAEAPGCAGADWTGWAPTPARRAEPPGALRVGTVRIDGVDPVPALVPLLDAGHVHLAGDDRAGCDAVVSALLLRAVGRADPGAVRLIGYDPDQLGGGLAGFAPLGTAGLLTFVGPGGLGPLLDDLVEQIRRINETVLAGEYASLRELAAATGRRPEPWRVAVLLGGDELNRHERGQLERVVRAGAACGVHLVVHGLPLPEDPTVTRVVAGASGARIGGSAGLAVRLDPSPPATLVTETCREIAARVNAGPPPTPFADLLPPPELMWREDSADGLTAPIGEGPQGRPVRLTLGDYPPHALIGGPSGTGKTNLIFAWIGALAARYSPAELEFYLLDFKEGVSFARFAQGRRDPSWLPHMRLVGINVNTDREFGLALLRFLAEELRRRADAAKKHEVTKLAELRAVDPTGHWPRIVAVVDEFQMLLAGRDVVAREAADLLEDLARRGRSQGIHLVLASQDVRGIEALWGRPALVAQFTLRIALPKALRILAERNDAAQSLPRWHAVVNAESGMVEGNEVARIPSASDWETWSGLQHRLWRMRPADAAPARLFDGDAIPRLADAPDFRALAVPSDGTVPRNPVALLGEIIDVQSRSAALRLPRAPGRNLAVLGTRVDEACAVLDAAARSLARQHPPGTARFSIACLDPDADPMARALYDDLADDAAWYDEETVGELMAETADGLTGPGTPHYLLLFAVDAAAGALAARAGRRTGLEQLRRILHDGPERRTHVLAWWRGVARMRADLGGPAARTDQIGAWVALDAHGGELGASLYPGTGGPDWYPRPWRGLFFDRAVHRTGQVIIPYGPSR; this is encoded by the coding sequence ATGGCTGACCGGCGCGGTCAACTGGCCGGCCGGGTCCGGGACGCCCTCGCCGAGGCGTTGGGCGCCACCCGTACCCGCTTGTCCGCCGCCCAGGCCGAGCTGACCGCCGGGCGGGAACGGCTGGCCCGGGTCCAGCGGGCGGCGTCCGCCGTACCGGAGCGGGTGGGCGCCCAGCGGGACCGCCGCGTCGCCGACATCGACGCCCGCTACTCCGCCCGGATCGCCGAGTTGGCCCGGCGCGCCGCCGACGCCGCCCGTGCGGAGGCGCCGGGTTGCGCCGGGGCCGACTGGACGGGCTGGGCGCCGACGCCCGCCCGGCGGGCGGAGCCGCCCGGGGCGCTGCGGGTCGGCACGGTCCGGATCGACGGCGTGGACCCGGTACCCGCGTTGGTGCCGCTGCTCGACGCCGGGCACGTACACCTCGCCGGGGACGATCGCGCCGGCTGCGACGCGGTGGTGTCCGCGTTGCTGCTGCGGGCCGTCGGCCGCGCCGACCCGGGGGCGGTACGGCTGATCGGGTACGACCCGGATCAGCTCGGCGGCGGCCTGGCCGGGTTCGCCCCGCTGGGCACGGCGGGGCTGCTCACCTTCGTCGGCCCCGGGGGGCTGGGTCCGCTGCTGGACGACCTGGTGGAGCAGATCCGCCGGATCAACGAGACGGTGCTCGCCGGCGAGTACGCCTCGCTGCGGGAACTGGCGGCGGCGACCGGCCGACGACCCGAGCCCTGGCGGGTGGCGGTGCTGCTCGGTGGTGACGAGCTGAACCGGCACGAGCGTGGGCAGTTGGAACGGGTGGTGCGGGCCGGCGCGGCCTGCGGGGTGCACCTGGTGGTCCACGGCCTGCCGTTGCCGGAGGATCCCACGGTCACCCGGGTGGTGGCCGGGGCGTCCGGCGCGCGGATCGGCGGGTCGGCCGGGCTGGCGGTCCGGCTGGACCCGTCGCCACCGGCGACCCTGGTCACCGAGACCTGCCGGGAGATCGCCGCCCGGGTGAACGCGGGCCCACCCCCGACCCCGTTCGCCGACCTGTTGCCCCCGCCCGAGCTGATGTGGCGGGAGGATTCCGCCGACGGGCTGACCGCGCCGATCGGTGAGGGGCCGCAGGGGCGGCCGGTGCGGCTGACGCTGGGCGACTACCCGCCGCACGCCCTGATCGGCGGGCCGTCGGGCACCGGCAAGACCAATCTGATCTTCGCCTGGATCGGCGCGCTGGCGGCCCGCTACTCCCCCGCCGAGCTGGAGTTCTATCTGCTCGACTTCAAGGAGGGCGTCTCCTTCGCGCGGTTCGCGCAGGGCCGGCGTGACCCGAGCTGGCTGCCGCACATGCGTCTGGTCGGCATCAACGTCAACACCGACCGTGAGTTCGGGCTGGCGCTGCTGCGCTTCCTCGCCGAGGAGCTGCGCCGGCGTGCCGACGCGGCCAAGAAGCACGAGGTGACCAAGCTGGCCGAGCTGCGGGCGGTCGACCCGACCGGGCACTGGCCACGGATCGTCGCGGTGGTCGACGAGTTCCAGATGCTGCTGGCCGGTCGGGACGTGGTCGCCCGGGAGGCGGCCGACCTGCTGGAGGACCTGGCCCGGCGCGGCCGGTCCCAGGGCATCCACCTGGTGCTCGCCTCCCAGGACGTGCGGGGCATCGAGGCGCTGTGGGGTCGCCCCGCGCTGGTCGCCCAGTTCACCCTGCGCATCGCGCTGCCCAAGGCGCTACGGATCCTCGCCGAGCGCAACGACGCGGCGCAGTCGCTGCCCCGCTGGCACGCGGTGGTCAATGCCGAGTCGGGCATGGTGGAGGGCAACGAGGTCGCCCGTATCCCGTCGGCCAGCGACTGGGAGACGTGGAGCGGGTTGCAGCACCGGCTGTGGAGGATGCGCCCGGCCGACGCGGCACCGGCCCGGCTCTTCGACGGCGACGCGATCCCCCGGCTGGCGGACGCCCCGGATTTCCGGGCGCTCGCCGTGCCCTCGGACGGGACCGTGCCGCGTAACCCGGTGGCCCTGCTCGGCGAGATCATCGACGTGCAGTCCCGCTCGGCGGCGCTGCGGCTGCCGCGCGCCCCGGGGCGCAACCTCGCGGTGCTCGGCACGCGGGTGGACGAGGCGTGCGCGGTGCTGGACGCGGCGGCCCGGTCGCTGGCACGCCAGCACCCGCCGGGCACCGCCCGGTTCTCGATCGCCTGCCTCGACCCGGACGCCGACCCGATGGCCCGCGCCCTCTACGACGACCTGGCCGACGACGCCGCCTGGTACGACGAAGAGACCGTGGGCGAGCTGATGGCCGAGACGGCCGACGGGCTGACCGGGCCGGGGACCCCGCACTACCTGCTGCTGTTCGCGGTCGACGCGGCAGCCGGCGCGCTGGCCGCCCGCGCGGGCCGACGTACCGGTCTGGAGCAGCTGCGCCGGATCCTGCACGACGGGCCGGAACGGCGAACGCACGTGCTGGCCTGGTGGCGGGGTGTGGCCCGGATGCGCGCCGACCTGGGTGGGCCGGCCGCCCGCACCGACCAGATTGGCGCCTGGGTGGCCCTGGACGCGCATGGCGGCGAGTTGGGCGCCTCGCTCTACCCGGGCACCGGCGGCCCGGACTGGTATCCCCGCCCGTGGCGGGGACTCTTCTTCGATCGGGCGGTCCACCGCACCGGACAGGTGATCATCCCCTATGGGCCGTCTCGATGA
- a CDS encoding M20/M25/M40 family metallo-hydrolase codes for MTSDAASARPDPTAEVVDLCRDLLRIDTTNTGDNDTSVGERRAAEYVAEKLAEVGIESVLHESAPGRANVVARIPGTDPSRGALLVHGHLDVVPADADEWSVHPFSGEVRDGYLWGRGAIDMKDFDAMVLAVVRHWQRTGVRPPRDIVLTYTADEEAGGDYGARFLVENHRGLFDGCTEAIGEVGGFSYSVNDSQRLYLIETAEKGLDWLRLHAKGRPGHGSMMHDDNAVTALAEAVARIGQHRFPVVVTDTVRAFLTEVSDVLGVELDPDDPETAIAKLGPIANIIGATIRNTANPTRLSAGYKDNVIPGRATATIDCRSLPGQSELLERQLRELVGPDIAIEYIQRQPALETTFDGDLVEAMSAALRAEDPGARPVPYMLSGGTDAKAFSQLGIRCFGFAPLRLPADLNFSALFHGIDERVPVDGLQFGVRVLDRFLRTC; via the coding sequence ATGACGAGCGATGCCGCCTCCGCCCGACCCGACCCGACCGCAGAGGTCGTGGACCTCTGCCGCGACCTGCTGCGTATCGACACCACCAACACGGGGGACAACGACACCAGCGTCGGCGAGCGCCGCGCGGCCGAGTACGTGGCGGAGAAGCTCGCCGAGGTGGGCATCGAGTCCGTCCTGCACGAGTCCGCCCCGGGTCGGGCCAACGTCGTGGCCCGCATCCCCGGCACCGACCCGAGCCGGGGCGCGCTGCTGGTGCACGGCCACCTGGACGTGGTGCCCGCCGACGCCGACGAGTGGTCCGTGCACCCGTTCTCCGGCGAGGTGCGCGACGGCTACCTGTGGGGCCGGGGCGCGATCGACATGAAGGACTTCGACGCGATGGTCCTCGCCGTGGTGCGGCACTGGCAGCGCACCGGCGTACGCCCCCCGCGCGACATCGTGCTCACGTACACCGCCGACGAGGAGGCCGGCGGCGACTACGGCGCGCGTTTCCTGGTGGAGAACCACCGTGGCCTCTTCGACGGCTGCACCGAGGCGATCGGTGAGGTCGGCGGCTTCTCGTACTCGGTCAACGACAGCCAGCGGCTCTACCTCATCGAAACCGCCGAGAAGGGGCTGGACTGGCTGCGGCTGCACGCCAAGGGCCGCCCCGGGCACGGGTCGATGATGCACGACGACAACGCGGTCACCGCGCTCGCCGAGGCGGTCGCCCGGATCGGCCAGCACCGCTTCCCGGTGGTGGTCACCGACACCGTGCGGGCCTTCCTGACGGAGGTCTCCGACGTGCTCGGTGTCGAGCTGGACCCGGACGACCCGGAGACGGCCATCGCCAAGCTCGGCCCGATCGCCAACATCATCGGCGCGACCATCCGCAATACCGCCAACCCGACGCGGTTGAGCGCCGGCTACAAGGACAACGTCATCCCCGGCCGGGCCACCGCCACCATCGACTGCCGCAGCCTGCCCGGCCAGTCCGAGCTGCTGGAGCGGCAGCTGCGCGAGCTGGTCGGCCCGGACATCGCGATCGAGTACATCCAGCGGCAGCCGGCGCTGGAAACCACCTTCGACGGTGACCTGGTCGAGGCCATGTCGGCGGCCCTGCGAGCGGAGGACCCGGGGGCGCGGCCGGTGCCGTACATGCTCTCCGGAGGCACCGACGCGAAGGCGTTCTCGCAGCTCGGCATCCGCTGCTTCGGGTTCGCCCCACTCCGGCTGCCCGCCGACCTGAACTTCTCGGCGTTGTTCCACGGCATCGACGAGCGCGTTCCGGTGGACGGACTACAGTTCGGCGTGCGGGTTCTCGACCGGTTCCTCCGGACCTGCTA